From a single Mesorhizobium shangrilense genomic region:
- a CDS encoding FkbM family methyltransferase: MQKILAALGAFAAPAAYFAGRAIGSPALSALSVQLDHHYLRGYASKLQSENVKSEMFSRFSQAAKLCASGKKAIDNELIKVFPMSHGQLLQDVVCMVLHEGKRDGYFVEIGVGDGTKYSNTLMLERDFGWRGVLAEPAAMFHDSISKSRAAILDRRAVSDKTGDTLVFQQDNEVGELSGFAGAKESIIGKDISRYIVDTISFDDLMDEHGAPNEIDYVSIDTEGSELLILDGMSMKKRNISFITIEHNFSRKRIKDFDTFFYKNGYRRILKELSQFDCWYVINGFADDVY, translated from the coding sequence ATGCAGAAAATTCTTGCAGCCCTCGGTGCTTTTGCTGCACCGGCGGCATATTTCGCAGGTCGGGCAATAGGAAGCCCCGCTCTCTCCGCTCTCTCCGTTCAATTGGATCATCACTACTTGCGCGGGTATGCGTCTAAGTTGCAGTCGGAGAATGTCAAATCTGAAATGTTCAGCCGATTTTCGCAAGCGGCGAAGCTTTGTGCATCTGGAAAGAAGGCCATAGATAACGAGTTAATCAAAGTATTTCCCATGTCGCATGGGCAATTGCTCCAAGATGTAGTTTGCATGGTTCTCCATGAAGGGAAGCGCGATGGCTATTTCGTGGAAATTGGAGTGGGCGACGGAACGAAATACTCGAACACGTTGATGTTGGAGCGCGATTTCGGTTGGCGAGGAGTTCTTGCTGAGCCTGCGGCAATGTTTCACGATAGCATCAGTAAGTCGCGAGCGGCTATCCTGGATCGGCGCGCGGTTAGTGACAAAACCGGCGATACTCTTGTATTCCAGCAGGACAATGAGGTCGGTGAGTTGTCGGGCTTTGCCGGTGCTAAAGAGTCAATAATCGGGAAAGATATATCGAGATACATCGTTGATACCATAAGTTTCGATGATCTAATGGATGAGCATGGTGCACCGAATGAGATAGATTACGTATCCATAGATACGGAAGGGTCTGAATTGCTTATTCTTGATGGAATGTCAATGAAGAAAAGGAATATATCATTTATAACTATTGAGCACAATTTTAGCAGGAAAAGAATTAAGGATTTTGATACATTTTTCTATAAAAATGGTTACAGAAGAATACTTAAAGAATTATCTCAGTTTGACTGCTGGTATGTCATTAATGGTTTTGCTGATGACGTTTATTAG
- a CDS encoding glycosyltransferase family 2 protein yields the protein MSRVAILIACYNRASMTLSVLEMLKQASACAPGHEIKVFLLDDGSTDGTGDLVREKYQNVKIIQGTGSLFWNRGMCAAYTAAASSSSEWDSYALMNDDLVTTPEMFLEILEAHLRENRVRPSIMVGSIESPEGELLYGGYFRLSWFSPLNIKRAQPNPTALTNVDTMNGNLVFVPGAIMNQLGGLNPVYHHAYGDIDLGYRARKIGCDILLYFKVVGATSKNKDIRNILLPLSIASRIKYLFGYPRGIYQYCSFVFDHGCKILLPLYLVNTILNRIKMSIWLS from the coding sequence TTGTCGCGCGTAGCAATTTTGATCGCTTGCTATAATAGAGCAAGTATGACGCTCTCCGTATTGGAGATGCTGAAACAAGCGTCGGCGTGCGCGCCTGGTCACGAGATTAAGGTTTTTTTGCTTGATGATGGATCTACGGATGGTACCGGCGATCTGGTCAGAGAGAAATATCAAAATGTCAAAATTATCCAGGGAACAGGCAGTCTATTTTGGAATCGGGGCATGTGTGCAGCATATACTGCTGCTGCGTCTTCCAGTTCAGAGTGGGATTCATACGCATTAATGAATGATGATTTGGTCACAACCCCGGAGATGTTCTTAGAAATCCTGGAGGCTCATCTTCGCGAGAATAGAGTCAGGCCTTCCATAATGGTTGGTTCCATAGAATCGCCAGAGGGCGAGCTTTTGTATGGTGGGTATTTTCGGCTAAGTTGGTTCTCCCCCCTTAATATAAAAAGAGCCCAGCCAAATCCGACGGCTCTGACAAATGTCGACACTATGAACGGAAATCTCGTCTTCGTTCCTGGCGCCATCATGAATCAGCTAGGCGGCTTAAACCCGGTGTATCATCATGCCTATGGAGATATCGATCTTGGATATCGAGCGCGTAAAATCGGCTGCGATATATTATTATACTTTAAGGTGGTAGGGGCAACAAGCAAGAATAAAGATATTAGGAATATCCTTCTGCCTTTATCTATTGCTAGTAGAATTAAATACTTGTTTGGATATCCAAGGGGAATTTATCAATATTGTTCATTTGTATTTGACCATGGATGTAAGATTCTTTTGCCTTTATACTTAGTTAATACAATATTAAATAGGATAAAGATGTCAATTTGGCTTTCTTAA
- a CDS encoding glycosyltransferase family 2 protein gives MKISVLTVCRNSAATIRHTLDSFFAQDHAAKELVIVDGGSSDETLAIIATYPQDRTQLLSEPDSGMYDALNKGLRLYTGEAVGVLNSDDCFHDRSVLARISAGLEEADIVHGHLDFVEDHQARRVVRRWRAAPRPARGFRTGWMPAHPTFYVRRKVAETVGPFDLSLKVASDYDWMLRAVELHGFNSTVAGHTLVDMMIGGASTHSLRSHVRHNLEALRSRRQWLGAGPVDYALIAKPMRKIRQFLL, from the coding sequence ATGAAGATCTCGGTCCTTACGGTCTGCCGCAATTCGGCGGCGACGATCAGGCATACGCTCGACAGCTTCTTTGCCCAGGACCACGCGGCCAAGGAGCTGGTGATCGTCGACGGCGGTTCGTCGGACGAGACGCTGGCGATCATCGCCACCTACCCACAGGATCGGACCCAATTGCTGAGCGAGCCCGACAGCGGCATGTATGATGCGCTGAACAAGGGGCTGCGCCTCTACACTGGGGAAGCGGTGGGCGTGCTGAACTCCGACGATTGCTTCCACGACCGCTCGGTGCTGGCCCGGATTTCTGCAGGACTGGAAGAGGCCGACATCGTGCATGGCCACCTGGATTTCGTCGAAGACCATCAGGCCAGGCGCGTGGTGCGCCGCTGGCGTGCCGCGCCAAGGCCAGCCAGGGGGTTCCGGACCGGATGGATGCCCGCCCACCCGACATTCTATGTCCGGCGCAAGGTGGCGGAAACGGTGGGGCCATTCGACCTCAGCCTGAAGGTGGCCTCGGACTACGACTGGATGCTGCGCGCGGTGGAACTGCACGGCTTCAACAGCACGGTTGCCGGTCACACATTGGTGGACATGATGATAGGCGGCGCCAGCACGCACAGCCTTCGCTCGCATGTCCGGCACAATCTCGAGGCACTGCGCTCGCGCCGACAATGGCTGGGGGCAGGGCCTGTTGACTATGCGCTGATAGCGAAGCCCATGCGGAAGATTCGTCAATTTCTACTGTGA
- the gmd gene encoding GDP-mannose 4,6-dehydratase: protein MAKKTALITGVTGQDGAYLAQLLLAKGYDVHGIKRRSSSFNTGRIDNLYQDPHEENVRLSLHYGDMTDATNLIRIVQEVQPDEIYNLAAQSHVQVSFETAEYTANADALGTLRLLEAVRLLGLAGKTRFYQASTSELYGKVQEIPQRETTPFYPRSPYAAAKIYAYWITVNYREAYGIHASNGILFNHESPMRGETFVTRKVTRAAAAISLGLQDKLYLGNLSAERDWGHARDYVEGMWRIVQQDVPDDYVLATGVKNSVRRFVELAFAEVGIDIQWTGSGIDEKGIDAKSGRVLVEVDPRYFRPTEVELLIGDPSKAEKKLGWKATTPLAEMVGEMVRSDLVAVKREAEHRRLDEEHVRVAAQ from the coding sequence ATGGCGAAGAAAACAGCACTCATCACCGGCGTCACCGGCCAGGACGGCGCCTATCTGGCGCAACTGCTCCTGGCCAAGGGCTACGATGTCCATGGCATCAAGCGGCGCTCCTCCTCATTCAACACCGGCCGCATCGACAATCTCTACCAGGACCCGCATGAGGAGAATGTGCGGCTCTCGCTTCACTATGGCGACATGACCGATGCTACCAACCTCATCCGCATCGTGCAGGAAGTGCAGCCGGACGAGATCTACAATCTGGCGGCACAGTCGCACGTGCAGGTGAGCTTCGAGACCGCCGAATACACGGCGAATGCCGACGCGCTGGGCACGCTGCGGCTTCTGGAGGCGGTGCGGCTGCTCGGTCTCGCCGGCAAGACGCGTTTCTATCAGGCGTCGACCTCCGAACTCTACGGCAAGGTCCAGGAAATACCGCAGAGGGAGACGACGCCGTTCTATCCGCGCTCGCCCTACGCGGCGGCAAAGATCTATGCCTACTGGATAACCGTGAACTACCGCGAAGCCTACGGCATCCATGCCTCCAACGGCATTCTGTTCAACCATGAGAGCCCGATGCGCGGCGAGACCTTCGTCACCCGCAAGGTCACCCGGGCGGCCGCGGCAATCAGCCTGGGCCTGCAGGACAAGCTCTATCTCGGCAACCTCTCCGCCGAGCGTGATTGGGGCCACGCGCGCGACTATGTCGAAGGCATGTGGCGGATCGTGCAGCAGGATGTTCCCGACGACTACGTGCTGGCCACCGGCGTGAAGAACTCCGTTCGCCGCTTCGTCGAACTGGCCTTTGCCGAAGTCGGCATCGACATCCAGTGGACTGGATCGGGCATCGATGAAAAAGGCATCGATGCCAAGTCCGGCCGCGTCCTGGTCGAGGTCGATCCGCGCTATTTCAGGCCAACCGAGGTGGAGCTTCTCATAGGCGATCCCTCGAAAGCTGAAAAAAAGCTGGGCTGGAAGGCGACGACACCGCTGGCCGAGATGGTCGGCGAAATGGTGCGCTCCGATCTCGTGGCCGTCAAGCGCGAGGCCGAGCACCGGCGCCTCGATGAAGAGCATGTTCGCGTTGCGGCCCAGTAA
- a CDS encoding sugar transferase, with product MNLPNQRHLLLRMRFQLLGGLTFAILLPALIRMSFDPAVIYSPNMQMTIAAAFIAHTTGYLAHKRIGNFPGVAATGYILPTFALSYGVVFLTIFFFRIDYSRFQAAASFIQSTLWYFGLSLATRRLDPYRLGIIPGGDVDKLESISGVSWHWIRSPDEIVQYASGVVADLRADLSDEWERYIADRALSGTPVYHVKQITESLTGRVEIEHLSENTLGSLNPNQAYLKIKQAIDWMAALFVLVVFSPVFGLVALAIRLESRGPALFRQDRMGYRGAVYTVYKFRTMRLAAPAGDEKEKAITRAGDARITRLGRFLRKSRIDELPQAINILRGEMSWIGPRPEALVLSQWYEAELPFYRYRHIVRPGITGWAQVNQGHVAAVEEVLEKLHYDFYYIKNFSPWLDVLIVFRTVRTMLTGFGAR from the coding sequence ATGAACCTGCCCAACCAGAGGCACCTGCTGCTGCGGATGCGCTTCCAGTTGCTGGGCGGGCTGACGTTTGCGATCCTGCTGCCGGCGTTGATCCGCATGTCATTCGACCCGGCGGTGATCTACTCACCCAACATGCAGATGACGATCGCCGCGGCATTCATCGCGCATACGACAGGATACCTGGCCCACAAGCGTATCGGCAATTTCCCCGGCGTGGCGGCCACCGGCTACATCCTGCCGACCTTCGCCTTGTCCTACGGCGTGGTGTTCTTGACGATCTTCTTCTTCCGCATCGACTACAGCCGGTTCCAGGCGGCGGCCAGCTTCATCCAGTCGACACTGTGGTATTTTGGCCTGAGCCTTGCCACCAGGCGGCTTGATCCGTACCGCCTGGGCATCATTCCCGGCGGCGATGTCGACAAGCTTGAAAGCATTTCGGGCGTGAGCTGGCACTGGATACGGTCGCCCGACGAGATTGTGCAGTATGCCAGTGGCGTGGTGGCCGATCTTCGCGCCGACCTTTCGGATGAATGGGAGCGCTACATTGCCGACCGCGCGCTGTCGGGAACACCCGTCTACCACGTCAAGCAGATCACCGAGTCGCTCACCGGGCGCGTCGAGATCGAGCACCTCTCCGAAAACACGCTTGGGTCACTCAACCCGAACCAGGCCTACCTCAAGATAAAGCAGGCGATCGACTGGATGGCGGCGCTGTTCGTCCTGGTCGTTTTTTCGCCGGTGTTTGGATTGGTGGCGCTCGCGATCAGGCTTGAATCACGTGGCCCGGCTTTGTTCAGGCAAGACAGGATGGGCTACAGGGGCGCCGTCTACACGGTCTACAAGTTCAGGACGATGCGGCTCGCCGCTCCCGCAGGCGACGAAAAGGAAAAGGCGATCACCAGGGCTGGCGATGCGCGCATCACGCGCCTTGGGCGGTTCCTCAGAAAATCGCGGATCGACGAGTTGCCGCAGGCCATCAACATCCTGCGCGGCGAAATGAGCTGGATCGGGCCGCGCCCCGAAGCGCTCGTTCTGTCCCAGTGGTACGAGGCGGAGCTGCCGTTCTATCGCTACAGGCACATCGTTCGGCCCGGCATCACCGGATGGGCGCAGGTCAACCAGGGCCATGTGGCGGCGGTCGAGGAAGTCCTGGAGAAGCTCCACTACGACTTCTACTACATCAAGAATTTCTCGCCGTGGCTCGACGTTCTCATCGTGTTTCGCACCGTCCGCACCATGCTGACCGGCTTTGGCGCGCGATAG
- the nusG gene encoding transcription termination/antitermination protein NusG, with the protein MPNASRQLPSAYPATRWYAAGVFPGKESIAEQNLQKQGFASFVPRYGKTVRHARRLETRAAAYFPGYMFVALDIGLQRWRSINGTFGVRSLVMQAERPLPVPPGLVERFIASTGEDGLLDFRAGLVAGGSVRILSGPFAEMIGRLDRLDSTGRARVLIAIMNGEIPVDLESRDLVALA; encoded by the coding sequence ATGCCAAATGCATCGCGACAGTTGCCCTCCGCCTATCCAGCAACGCGTTGGTATGCCGCCGGTGTTTTTCCTGGAAAAGAAAGCATCGCTGAACAGAATCTCCAAAAGCAGGGCTTTGCTTCTTTTGTGCCCCGCTATGGGAAGACCGTTCGTCACGCCCGTCGCCTGGAGACGCGCGCCGCGGCATATTTCCCGGGCTACATGTTCGTGGCTCTGGACATTGGTTTGCAGCGCTGGCGCTCGATCAACGGCACGTTCGGCGTCCGGTCCCTGGTCATGCAGGCTGAGCGGCCATTGCCGGTCCCGCCTGGCCTTGTCGAGCGGTTCATCGCGTCGACCGGAGAAGACGGCTTGCTCGATTTCAGGGCGGGCCTTGTCGCGGGCGGGTCGGTTCGGATTCTTTCGGGTCCTTTCGCGGAGATGATCGGCCGTCTCGACCGGCTCGATTCGACTGGCCGGGCCCGGGTGCTGATCGCGATCATGAATGGTGAAATCCCAGTGGATCTGGAGTCCAGGGACCTCGTCGCGCTGGCATAA
- a CDS encoding biotin transporter BioY, with the protein MAIATTMRPLVSLALPEKGVTRLATQLFLAIVGTLLLTVSAKTKVVLGPVDISMQTLAVLLIAAAFGLRLGVATLLLYMAEGAMGFPVFQGTPEKGLGIAYMLGSTGGYLAGFVVMAAIVGWAADRGWDRNPVKLLGAMLVAEVIMMAMGFAWLAQLIGPEKAWQFGVMPFVVGDLIKVALAASLVPAVWSLLPKRG; encoded by the coding sequence ATGGCAATTGCAACAACGATGCGCCCGCTTGTTTCTCTGGCTCTGCCCGAAAAAGGCGTGACCCGGCTGGCGACACAGCTCTTCCTGGCCATTGTCGGCACGCTGCTGCTGACCGTGTCGGCCAAGACGAAGGTGGTGCTCGGCCCCGTCGACATCTCGATGCAGACGCTGGCGGTCCTCCTGATCGCCGCCGCGTTCGGCTTGCGCCTTGGCGTTGCCACCCTGCTTCTCTACATGGCCGAAGGTGCCATGGGCTTTCCTGTCTTCCAGGGCACCCCGGAAAAGGGCCTCGGCATCGCCTACATGCTCGGCTCGACCGGCGGCTATCTTGCCGGCTTCGTGGTCATGGCGGCGATCGTCGGCTGGGCCGCGGATCGCGGCTGGGACCGCAACCCGGTCAAGCTGCTTGGCGCGATGCTGGTGGCTGAAGTCATCATGATGGCGATGGGCTTTGCCTGGCTGGCGCAGCTGATCGGCCCTGAGAAGGCGTGGCAGTTTGGCGTGATGCCTTTTGTCGTCGGCGATCTGATCAAGGTTGCGCTGGCTGCGAGCCTTGTGCCCGCCGTCTGGTCGCTGCTGCCGAAGCGCGGCTGA
- a CDS encoding MBL fold metallo-hydrolase, producing MALEFDARFDPSYGEGVAVAPGVLRVTAPNPSPFTFHGTNSYVVGQDTLAVIDPGPDDDAHFRTLLDVIGGRPVSHIFVSHTHRDHSPLAARLKQHTGAVVLAEGPHRPARSMLIGEVNPLDASADTDFVPDVALPDDGVVDGDGWSLRTILTPGHTANHAAFALEGTGILFSADHVMAWSTSIVAPPDGAMADYMASLDRLIERDDRLLLPGHGGPVTAPRSFMRGLKTHRKMRERAILERIRGGDRTIKDMVRAIYRDTDPRLHGAAGLSVLAHLEDLVARDLVSTYGAPAIDGTFMPV from the coding sequence ATGGCCCTTGAGTTCGATGCCCGTTTCGATCCCTCCTATGGGGAAGGTGTAGCCGTGGCTCCCGGCGTGCTTCGCGTCACCGCGCCCAATCCCAGCCCCTTCACCTTTCATGGCACCAACAGCTACGTTGTCGGGCAGGACACGCTGGCGGTAATCGATCCGGGGCCGGACGATGACGCGCATTTTCGGACACTGCTCGATGTCATAGGTGGCAGGCCGGTCAGCCACATCTTCGTCAGCCATACGCATCGCGACCATTCCCCGCTGGCGGCCCGGTTGAAACAGCATACGGGCGCCGTGGTTCTGGCCGAGGGTCCACATCGTCCGGCCCGGTCGATGCTGATCGGCGAGGTCAATCCGCTCGACGCCAGCGCCGACACCGATTTTGTTCCGGATGTCGCGCTTCCCGACGACGGGGTTGTCGATGGCGACGGTTGGTCGCTGCGAACGATCCTGACCCCCGGCCACACCGCCAATCATGCGGCGTTTGCACTGGAGGGAACCGGCATCCTGTTTTCGGCCGACCATGTGATGGCGTGGTCGACCAGCATCGTGGCGCCACCGGACGGCGCCATGGCCGATTACATGGCCTCGCTGGACCGGCTGATCGAACGCGACGACCGCCTGCTGCTGCCCGGCCATGGTGGGCCGGTGACGGCACCGCGCAGTTTCATGCGAGGATTGAAGACCCATAGGAAGATGCGCGAGCGGGCGATCCTGGAACGGATCAGGGGCGGCGATCGCACGATCAAGGACATGGTCAGGGCGATCTACCGTGATACCGATCCACGCCTGCACGGCGCGGCCGGCCTGTCCGTACTTGCTCATCTGGAAGACCTGGTGGCGCGCGATTTGGTCAGCACCTATGGCGCCCCGGCAATCGACGGTACCTTCATGCCTGTGTGA
- a CDS encoding DUF1499 domain-containing protein, whose translation MASIRERQTSKAAGWSRRTGAFSAVLLLTVFIGHRYDLVETPAFLWVLGIVALLAALALLFAGLAFSRLWHFGDRGGRDLTVGALLAILVLVPFGIAAYWAATYPPLRDISTDLDDPPVLDVSARTKDMNELSPATPGEQRLQTESYPLVTGRSYSLPFDRIVDAVETVVDRHDWQLTAPYPDATGQSQVTINAMAKNFIIDLPVDVAIRVTDDGDTVTVDMRSASRYGRYDLGDNAARIVGFLAELDQEVAGQVGVDQ comes from the coding sequence ATGGCTAGTATTCGGGAACGGCAAACGTCGAAGGCGGCCGGCTGGTCGCGGCGGACCGGGGCTTTTTCAGCGGTCCTGCTGCTGACCGTCTTCATAGGTCATCGATATGACCTCGTCGAAACTCCGGCTTTCCTGTGGGTGCTCGGCATTGTCGCCCTGCTTGCGGCCCTTGCGCTGCTGTTTGCCGGGTTGGCCTTTTCGAGGCTGTGGCATTTCGGCGACCGTGGCGGCCGCGACCTCACCGTCGGTGCATTGCTGGCGATCCTGGTGCTCGTTCCCTTCGGCATTGCCGCCTATTGGGCGGCAACCTATCCGCCGCTCCGGGACATCTCGACGGACCTCGACGATCCTCCCGTGCTCGACGTTTCCGCGCGGACCAAGGATATGAATGAACTTTCGCCGGCGACGCCCGGCGAGCAAAGGTTGCAAACCGAAAGTTACCCGCTTGTCACCGGGCGCAGCTACAGCCTGCCTTTCGATCGCATCGTGGACGCCGTCGAAACAGTGGTCGACAGGCACGATTGGCAACTCACGGCACCTTACCCCGACGCAACCGGGCAAAGTCAGGTGACGATCAACGCCATGGCAAAGAATTTCATCATTGACCTACCCGTCGACGTGGCCATCCGTGTGACCGACGACGGCGATACGGTCACCGTCGATATGCGATCGGCCTCGCGTTACGGCCGGTACGACCTTGGCGACAATGCTGCGCGTATCGTCGGGTTCCTGGCGGAACTGGACCAGGAAGTCGCCGGTCAAGTGGGTGTCGATCAGTAA
- a CDS encoding fatty-acid--CoA ligase, translating to MLGLMQEWPLLCHKLIDNAARQHGEREIVSRSIEGPVVRTSYAKIHGRALKVAQRLERDGYGHGDRIATLAWNTARHIEAWYGIMGIGAIYHTLNPRLFPEQITWIMNDAQDKAVFIDLTFVPLLEKIAGAVRSLKQVIVLTDKAHMPQTALPNVVAYEEWLAEADGDFTWKTFDENTAAGMCYTSGTTGDPKGVLYSHRSNVLHAMIAAMPDAMGISSRDTILAVVPMFHANAWGLGQSAPMIGAKLVMPGCKMDGASIYELLDTEKVTFSAAVPTVWMMLLQYLEETGKKLPYLSKVVIGGSSCPRAIMQKFQDNYDVQVIHAWGMTEMSPLGTLCTLKPEYAGLQGEARLDVQQKQGYPPFGVEMKVTDDDGNAQPWDGKTFGRLKVRGPAVARAYYGGAGSEQFDKEGWFDTGDVAHIDAGGYMQITDRAKDVIKSGGEWISTIDLENLAVGHPDVAEAAAIGVAHSKWGERPLLVIVRKPGKDPTKTDILEFMDGKVAKWWMPDDVAFVGEIPHTAAGKIQKTALRQQFRDYRLPTD from the coding sequence ATGCTTGGACTGATGCAGGAATGGCCGCTGCTTTGCCACAAGCTGATCGACAATGCGGCCCGGCAACACGGCGAACGCGAAATCGTCTCGCGTTCGATCGAGGGCCCGGTCGTCCGAACCAGCTATGCCAAGATCCATGGCCGTGCCCTGAAGGTCGCCCAGCGGCTCGAGCGCGATGGCTATGGCCACGGTGACCGCATCGCGACGTTGGCCTGGAATACGGCGCGCCACATCGAGGCCTGGTACGGCATCATGGGCATCGGCGCGATCTACCATACGCTCAATCCGCGCCTCTTTCCCGAGCAGATCACCTGGATCATGAACGACGCGCAGGACAAGGCTGTTTTCATCGACCTGACATTCGTGCCACTGCTGGAGAAGATCGCCGGTGCCGTCCGGTCGTTGAAGCAGGTGATCGTGCTGACAGACAAGGCACATATGCCGCAAACGGCGCTGCCGAATGTCGTTGCCTATGAAGAATGGCTGGCCGAAGCCGATGGCGACTTCACCTGGAAGACATTCGACGAAAACACCGCCGCCGGCATGTGCTACACCTCAGGCACGACCGGAGACCCGAAGGGCGTCCTCTACAGCCATCGCTCCAACGTGCTTCACGCCATGATCGCCGCCATGCCCGACGCGATGGGAATCTCGTCGCGCGACACCATCCTGGCGGTCGTCCCCATGTTCCATGCCAATGCCTGGGGCCTTGGCCAGAGCGCGCCGATGATCGGCGCCAAGCTGGTCATGCCCGGCTGCAAGATGGATGGCGCTTCGATCTATGAGTTGCTCGACACCGAGAAGGTAACGTTCAGTGCCGCCGTCCCGACCGTATGGATGATGCTGCTTCAATATCTGGAGGAGACCGGCAAGAAGCTTCCTTATCTCAGCAAGGTGGTCATTGGCGGCTCGTCCTGCCCGCGCGCGATCATGCAGAAATTCCAGGACAATTACGATGTCCAGGTCATCCATGCCTGGGGCATGACCGAAATGTCTCCGCTGGGCACGCTCTGCACCTTGAAGCCGGAATATGCCGGCCTCCAGGGCGAGGCCCGGCTCGATGTCCAGCAGAAGCAGGGTTATCCGCCTTTCGGCGTCGAGATGAAGGTGACCGATGACGACGGCAATGCACAGCCTTGGGACGGCAAGACGTTCGGACGCCTCAAGGTGCGCGGACCGGCCGTAGCCCGCGCCTATTATGGCGGCGCGGGTTCCGAACAGTTCGACAAAGAGGGCTGGTTCGATACGGGCGATGTCGCGCATATCGATGCCGGCGGCTATATGCAGATCACCGATCGCGCCAAGGATGTCATCAAATCCGGTGGCGAATGGATTTCGACCATCGACCTGGAGAATCTGGCCGTTGGCCATCCGGATGTGGCTGAAGCGGCGGCCATCGGCGTTGCCCATTCGAAATGGGGCGAGCGGCCCTTGCTGGTCATCGTCCGCAAGCCGGGCAAGGACCCAACCAAGACGGACATCCTCGAATTCATGGACGGCAAGGTGGCAAAATGGTGGATGCCCGACGATGTCGCCTTCGTCGGCGAGATCCCCCACACCGCCGCCGGCAAGATCCAGAAGACAGCGTTGCGCCAGCAATTCAGGGATTACCGCTTGCCGACGGATTGA
- a CDS encoding DUF427 domain-containing protein, whose product MDKLANPAPGFQRNPGKVITVEPYHGTVTVRAGDTIVASSRNAKVLTEAPYPAAFYIPFDDINFEQLRKTELSTHCPYKGDASYWSVLPASDGKDAMWAYEQPFDEMAEIRNHGAFYANKVTIGAIKD is encoded by the coding sequence ATGGACAAGCTTGCAAACCCCGCCCCCGGCTTTCAACGCAATCCGGGCAAGGTGATTACCGTCGAGCCTTACCATGGGACCGTTACCGTGCGTGCCGGCGACACGATCGTTGCTTCATCCAGGAATGCCAAGGTGCTGACCGAGGCCCCCTATCCCGCGGCCTTCTACATTCCTTTCGACGACATCAATTTCGAACAGCTGCGCAAGACGGAGCTGTCGACCCATTGCCCCTACAAGGGCGATGCCAGCTATTGGAGCGTGCTGCCGGCCAGTGACGGCAAGGATGCGATGTGGGCTTACGAGCAGCCTTTCGACGAGATGGCGGAAATCCGCAATCACGGGGCGTTCTACGCAAACAAGGTCACGATTGGCGCCATCAAGGATTGA
- a CDS encoding polysaccharide deacetylase family protein codes for MRLLQKHLFAIAMSISAVSAGHAAPLVEPTLRLKSEAGGAGRVALTLDACGGQTDSRILSALVENKIPATIFVTGIWLKRNAAAVEIMRAHPDLFELENHGGHHVPAVDTPQKIYGIRSAGSPEAVLAEVESGAAALAKTGEPAPKWFRGATAEYSPSAIAMIRKLGFKIAGFSINGDGGSLLGAKETARRIAAAKDGDVIISHINQPTHAAGEGVVQGLLALKAKGLTFVRLDDADGVGSHGTTD; via the coding sequence ATGCGCCTGCTCCAAAAACATCTCTTTGCAATCGCTATGTCGATTTCGGCGGTCTCTGCAGGCCATGCCGCACCGCTGGTCGAGCCCACATTGCGTCTCAAATCGGAAGCGGGTGGCGCCGGCCGCGTCGCGCTGACGCTTGATGCCTGCGGCGGACAGACCGACAGCCGGATCCTGTCGGCGCTTGTCGAAAACAAGATTCCAGCCACCATTTTCGTCACGGGCATCTGGCTGAAGCGCAACGCAGCCGCCGTCGAGATCATGCGGGCGCATCCGGACCTGTTCGAATTGGAAAACCACGGCGGCCATCATGTCCCGGCGGTGGACACGCCGCAAAAGATCTACGGCATCCGCAGCGCCGGCAGCCCCGAAGCGGTGCTGGCCGAAGTCGAGTCGGGCGCTGCCGCATTGGCCAAGACGGGTGAGCCGGCGCCGAAATGGTTTCGCGGCGCGACCGCCGAATACAGCCCGTCGGCCATCGCCATGATCCGCAAGCTTGGCTTCAAGATCGCGGGCTTCTCGATCAACGGCGACGGCGGTTCCTTGCTGGGTGCCAAGGAGACTGCCCGACGCATCGCCGCCGCCAAGGATGGTGACGTCATCATCTCGCACATCAACCAGCCGACCCACGCGGCCGGCGAAGGCGTGGTCCAAGGCCTTCTGGCCCTCAAGGCCAAGGGACTGACTTTCGTGCGACTGGATGATGCCGACGGTGTCGGCAGCCACGGCACCACCGACTGA